A stretch of the Verrucomicrobiota bacterium genome encodes the following:
- a CDS encoding ABC transporter permease subunit produces MNNVFALAIVVLKELYRRKDFYVLFVLTALITLLLGAVNLFNDDKIVRYLKEICLLLIWVSSLVIAIVTTARQIPAERENRTLFPLLAKPVSRAQLLLGKFVGCWLTCGLALLIFYIFFAVMSGTREHQWPVLNYFQALWLHWWMLAIVIAVTLLGSLVFAAPSSNATITFIVVIGILLVGRHLGKVALQLAPLSQTIVYAVYMAIPHLEFFDVRDLVIHNGDLIAWWACGTATLYALAYSAFFLFLAWLVFRKKALN; encoded by the coding sequence ATGAATAACGTTTTCGCCCTGGCGATTGTGGTGCTGAAGGAACTTTACCGGCGCAAGGATTTTTACGTGCTCTTTGTGTTGACCGCGTTGATTACCTTGCTCCTGGGAGCGGTGAACCTCTTCAACGACGACAAGATCGTTCGTTACCTCAAGGAAATATGTTTGCTGTTGATCTGGGTGTCGTCGCTCGTCATCGCGATTGTGACGACGGCGCGGCAAATACCTGCGGAACGGGAGAATCGCACGCTGTTCCCATTGCTGGCCAAGCCAGTAAGTCGCGCCCAGCTTTTGCTTGGCAAATTCGTCGGGTGCTGGCTGACCTGCGGGCTGGCCCTTTTGATTTTTTACATTTTTTTTGCGGTGATGAGTGGGACACGCGAACATCAATGGCCGGTCCTAAACTATTTTCAGGCCCTTTGGCTGCATTGGTGGATGTTGGCCATCGTCATCGCCGTGACCCTGCTGGGCTCGCTCGTTTTTGCTGCGCCCTCGTCCAATGCAACCATCACCTTCATTGTGGTCATCGGAATTCTGCTGGTGGGTCGGCATTTGGGAAAGGTGGCGCTGCAACTGGCGCCGCTGAGTCAGACCATTGTTTATGCGGTTTACATGGCGATCCCGCACCTGGAGTTTTTCGATGTTCGCGACCTGGTTATTCACAACGGCGATTTGATCGCCTGGTGGGCTTGCGGAACCGCCACGCTCTACGCCCTGGCCTATTCGGCATTTTTTCTTTTTCTTGCCTGGCTTGTTTTTCGGAAAAAGGCGCTAAATTAA
- the hisB gene encoding imidazoleglycerol-phosphate dehydratase HisB, with protein sequence MRHAHIKRVTNETRIAVKLKLDGSGNASVSTGILFLDHMLSLLAKHAVIDLHLRCTGDLRVDAHHTVEDCGIILGQAFQQALGDKKGIRRYGTGFDPRNPFTAEAYVPMDECLARCVIDFSGRPHLVWRGLNHLAQKKISRAEKQQDMSSAFRFGLAREFFQGFANEARCNLHLELLYGDEPHHIVEALFKAFAKAVDMACQRDPRLAGILPSTKGKL encoded by the coding sequence ATCCGGCACGCCCACATCAAACGCGTCACCAATGAAACGCGGATCGCTGTCAAATTGAAACTCGATGGTTCGGGCAATGCCTCCGTTAGTACGGGCATTCTGTTCCTTGATCACATGCTGTCGTTGTTGGCGAAGCACGCCGTGATTGATTTACACCTTCGTTGCACTGGTGATTTGAGGGTCGATGCCCATCACACGGTAGAAGATTGCGGCATCATCCTGGGCCAGGCATTCCAACAAGCATTGGGAGACAAGAAAGGCATCCGACGATACGGCACGGGTTTTGATCCGCGGAATCCATTCACCGCCGAAGCCTACGTGCCGATGGATGAATGCCTGGCGCGCTGCGTCATTGACTTCAGCGGACGCCCGCATCTGGTCTGGCGCGGTTTGAACCACCTGGCGCAGAAAAAAATCAGCCGCGCGGAAAAACAACAGGACATGTCCAGCGCATTTCGATTTGGTCTGGCGCGGGAATTCTTCCAGGGATTTGCCAATGAAGCCCGATGCAATCTGCACTTGGAATTGCTTTATGGCGACGAACCGCACCACATTGTGGAAGCCTTGTTCAAGGCCTTTGCGAAGGCCGTTGATATGGCCTGCCAGCGGGACCCGCGCCTCGCGGGCATACTTCCCAGCACCAAAGGAAAATTGTGA